From Daucus carota subsp. sativus chromosome 6, DH1 v3.0, whole genome shotgun sequence, the proteins below share one genomic window:
- the LOC108227519 gene encoding 5-methyltetrahydropteroyltriglutamate--homocysteine methyltransferase codes for MASHIVGYPRMGPKRELKFALESFWDKKSSAEDLQKVAADLRSSIWKQMSDAGIKYIPSNTFAYYDQVLDTTAMLGAVPPRYNWNGGEIGFDTYFSMARGNASVPAMEMTKWFDTNYHYIVPELGPEVKFSYASHKAVTEYNEAKALGVDTVPILVGPVSYLLLSKPAKGVEKTFNLLSLLDSILPIYKEVISELKAAGASWIQFDEPTLVKDLEAHQLEAFTKAYSVLESSLSGLNVLIETYFADVPAEAFKTLTALKGVTAFGFDLVRGEKTLELIKSSFPSGKYLFAGVVDGRNIWANDLASSLSTLESLEKIVGKDKLVVSTSCSLLHTAVDLVNETKLDSEIISWLAFAAQKVVEVNALAKALCGSKDEAFFSANASAQASRKASPRVNNEAVQKAAAALKGSDHRRATNVSTRLDAQQKKLNLPILPTTTIGSFPQTIELRRVRREYKAKKISEEDYVTAIKEEISKVVKLQEELDIDVLVHGEPERNDMVEYFGEQLSGFAFTANGWVQSYGSRCVKPPIIYGDVSRPNPMTVFWSSMAQSMTKRPMKGMLTGPVTILNWSFVRNDQPRFETCYQIALAIKDEVEDLEKAGITVIQIDEAALREGLPLRKSEHAFYLDWAVHSFRITNVGVQDTTQIHTHMCYSNFNDIIHSIIDMDADVITIENSRSDEKLLSVFREGVKYGAGIGPGVYDIHSPRIPSTEEIADRINKMLAVLETNILWVNPDCGLKTRKYAEVNPALKAMVDAAKSLRAKLASAK; via the exons ATGGCTTCTCATATTGTTGGTTACCCACGCATGGGCCCCAAGAGGGAGCTCAAGTTTGCCCTAGAATCTTTCTGGGATAAGAAGAGCTCAGCTGAGGACTTGCAGAAGGTGGCTGCTGATCTCAGATCATCCATCTGGAAGCAGATGTCTGATGCTGGTATCAAGTACATCCCCAGCAACACTTTTGCATATTACGACCAGGTACTTGACACAACTGCAATGCTTGGGGCTGTACCCCCTAGGTACAACTGGAATGGGGGTGAAATTGGTTTTGACACTTATTTCTCCATGGCTAGAGGAAATGCCTCTGTTCCTGCTATGGAGATGACCAAATGGTTTGACACCAACTA CCATTACATTGTTCCTGAATTGGGCCCTGAGGTGAAGTTCTCATATGCCTCACACAAAGCTGTAACCGAGTACAATGAGGCTAAAGCG CTTGGAGTAGATACTGTGCCAATCCTTGTTGGACCAGTCAGCTATTTGTTGCTATCCAAACCTGCAAAGGGGGTTGAGAAAACCTTCAATCTTCTCTCCCTTCTTGACAGCATCCTACCAATCTACaa GGAAGTTATCTCTGAGCTGAAGGCAGCTGGTGCTTCATGGATTCAGTTTGATGAGCCCACTCTCGTAAAGGATCTTGAAGCTCATCAGTTGGAAGCATTTACTAAGGCCTACTCTGTCTTGGAGTCATCTCTATCTGGTCTTAATGTCCTCATTGAGACCTACTTTGCTGATGTTCCTGCTGAGGCATTCAAAACCCTTACTGCACTTAAGGGTGTTACAGCCtttggttttgatttggttCGTGGAGAAAAGACCCTTGAGCTGATTAAGAGTAGTTTCCCTTCTGGGAAATACCTGTTTGCTGGTGTTGTTGATGGAAGGAACATTTGGGCCAATGATCTTGCTTCATCTCTCTCTACTCTGGAGTCGCTCGAGAAAATTGTAGGAAAAG ACAAGCTTGTTGTTTCTACCTCTTGCTCACTTCTTCACACTGCTGTTGATCTTGTTAATGAGACCAAGTTGGATTCAGAAATTATATCATggcttgcatttgctgcacagaAAGTTGTTGAAGTGAATGCCTTGGCCAAGGCTCTGTGTGGTAGCAAGGATGAG GCATTCTTCTCTGCTAATGCGTCTGCTCAGGCTTCAAGAAAAGCCTCCCCAAGAGTGAACAATGAGGCTGTCCAGAAGGCC GCTGCTGCTCTGAAAGGTTCTGATCATCGTCGTGCTACCAATGTTAGTACCAGATTGGATGCTCAGCAGAAGAAACTTAACCTCCCAATCCTCCCCACAACCACCATTGGGTCTTTCCCTCAAACAATTGAGCTTAGGAGAGTTCGCCGAGAGTACAAGGCTAAGAA GATCTCCGAGGAAGACTATGTCACTGCTATCAAGGAGGAAATTAGCAAGGTTGTCAAACTACAGGAAGAGCTCGACATTGATGTCCTAGTTCATGGGGAGCCAGAG AGGAATGATATGGTTGAGTACTTTGGAGAGCAATTGTCTGGTTTCGCCTTCACTGCTAATGGCTGGGTCCAATCTTATGGATCTCGATGTGTGAAGCCACCAATTATCTATGGTGATGTGAGCCGACCCAACCCAATGACTGTGTTCTGGTCTTCTATGGCCCAGAGCATGACTAAGCGCCCAATGAAGGGTATGCTCACAGGACCTGTTACCATTCTCAACTGGTCCTTCGTGCGCAATGACCAGCCAAG ATTTGAGACTTGTTACCAGATTGCTTTGGCTATTAAGGATGAAGTAGAGGACCTTGAGAAGGCAGGCATCACTGTCATCCAAATTGACGAGGCTGCTCTAAGAGAGGGATTGCCTCTTAGGAAATCTGAGCATGCTTTCTATTTGGACTGGGCTGTCCATTCATTCAGAATTACCAATGTTGGAGTCCAAGATACCACTCAG ATTCACACCCACATGTGTTACTCGAATTTTAATGATATCATCCACTCAATCATTGACATGGATGCTGATGTGATCACCATTGAGAACTCCCGATCAGATGAGAAGCTCCTGTCCGTTTTCCGCGAAGGAGTCAAATATGGTGCTGGTATTGGTCCTGGGGTGTATGATATCCACTCCCCTAGAATACCATCAACAGAAGAGATCGCAGACAGAATTAACAAGATGCTTGCAGTTCTTGAAACCAACATCTTGTGGGTCAATCCTGATTGTGGGCTCAAGACTAGGAAGTATGCTGAAGTGAACCCAGCTCTGAAGGCCATGGTGGATGCAGCCAAATCCCTCCGTGCCAAGCTTGCCAGTGCCAAGTAA